In Rutidosis leptorrhynchoides isolate AG116_Rl617_1_P2 chromosome 2, CSIRO_AGI_Rlap_v1, whole genome shotgun sequence, one genomic interval encodes:
- the LOC139889934 gene encoding uncharacterized protein — MVLATQGRVSRTTRAVQPTRILWKKLNRVKADTFRSTVAKRMSVEVKYVALIDADQMWNRLASTVRESAKEALGVVVGTTRAHKGSRESWWFSEDVQSKVALKQARFRELTNFRDRTPQREHRWKKGIKKPKEKQRRISKARERRRRDIDNIIYIKNEAGHSLVREDDIWKRWEEYFSSLFGREGSEQSGELHEEEVRSALRKMGRNKAVGPDQISIEAWRCLGGVGVRWLINLFNATFRGTKMSMEWRLGEVIPIYKNKGGAQICSNYRGIKLLSHTMKLWERVIETRLRRDTKVS, encoded by the exons ATGGTTTTAGCCACTCAGGGAAGAGTAAGCAGGACGACGAGGGCGGTACAACCTACTAGAATCCTTTGGAAGAAGCTAAATAGAGTGAAGGCAGATACTTTTAGATCGACAGTTGCTAAAAGAATGAGTGTAGAAGTGAAATACGTAGCCCTTATTGACGCAGACCAGATGTGGAACCGCTTGGCGTCCACTGTCAGAGAGTCGGCCAAAGAGGCTTTAGGGGTAGTAGTTGGGACAACGAGAGCGCATAAGGGTAGTAGAGAATCGTGGTGGTTTAGCGAAGATGTCCAATCGAAAGTCGCGTTAAAGCAGGCGAGGTTTAGGGAGCTCACCAATTTTAGAGATAGGACACCCCAGAGAGAACACAGGTGGAAGAAAGGTATAAAGAAGCCAAAAGAGAAGCAAAGAAG GATATCCAAAGCTAGAGAGCGAAGAAGAAGGGATAtagataacatcatatatatcaaaAATGAAGCGGGTCATAGTTTAGTGAGAGAAGACGATATTTGGAAGAGATGGGAAGAGTATTTCTCATCTCTTTTCGGTAGGGAAGGATCCGAGCAGAGCGGTGAACTACACGAG GAGGAAGTTAGATCGGCTCTACGAAAGATGGGGCgaaacaaagcagtaggaccgGACCAAATTTCTATAGAGGCATGGCGGTGCCTAGGCGGAGTTGGGGTTAGATGGTTGATAAACCTTTTCAACGCGACTTTTAGAGGCACAAAGATGTCAATGGAATGGAGACTCGGTGAGGTTATTCCCATCTACAAGAACAAAGGGGGCGCACAGATATGCAGTAATTATAGAGGTATAAAGCTGCTTAGTCATacaatgaagctttgggagagagtgattgagactaggtTACGTCGGGATACAAAGGTTTCGTAG